Proteins encoded by one window of Clostridium perfringens:
- a CDS encoding ABC transporter substrate-binding protein, protein MKKNIFKKILSVAMIGGLTLSLAGCGAKTAKENGSNDKVAKIKESGKLVVGLSADYAPYEFHIIKDGKDQIVGLDIDIAKEVAKNLGVDLEIKEMEFGAIIQSVKNGMIDMGISGITPDEKRKEAVDFSDIYYEAEQGILINKDNKESIKGIGDLKGKKVGAQMGSIQAEIAKGIEGADVKLLDNVNTLILELKTGKLDAVITELPVAKIASEVNSELAVADEVIKNSEGGSAIAIQKGNKDLVDEVNSTIKELKESGKIDQFTNDAIELVPYQKKEE, encoded by the coding sequence ATGAAAAAGAATATATTTAAAAAGATATTGTCAGTGGCTATGATTGGAGGATTGACTTTAAGTTTAGCAGGATGTGGGGCAAAAACTGCTAAAGAAAATGGATCTAATGATAAGGTAGCTAAGATAAAAGAAAGTGGAAAATTAGTAGTTGGTCTTAGTGCTGATTATGCACCTTATGAATTCCATATAATTAAAGATGGAAAAGACCAAATCGTTGGGTTGGATATAGACATTGCAAAAGAGGTTGCTAAAAATCTTGGGGTTGATTTAGAAATTAAAGAGATGGAATTTGGGGCTATAATTCAATCTGTTAAAAATGGAATGATTGATATGGGGATTTCAGGAATAACTCCTGATGAAAAAAGAAAAGAAGCAGTAGATTTTTCAGATATTTATTATGAAGCAGAGCAAGGAATATTAATAAATAAAGATAATAAAGAATCTATAAAAGGAATTGGGGATTTAAAAGGAAAAAAAGTTGGGGCTCAAATGGGGTCTATTCAAGCAGAGATAGCTAAAGGAATAGAAGGAGCCGATGTTAAGCTTTTAGATAATGTAAATACTTTAATTTTAGAATTAAAAACTGGTAAGTTAGATGCTGTAATTACTGAACTTCCTGTTGCTAAAATAGCTTCAGAGGTTAATTCTGAGTTAGCTGTTGCAGATGAGGTGATTAAAAACTCAGAGGGTGGTTCAGCCATAGCAATACAAAAAGGAAATAAAGACTTAGTTGATGAAGTCAATTCTACAATTAAAGAGTTAAAAGAAAGTGGAAAGATAGATCAATTTACAAATGATGCTATTGAATTAGTTCCATATCAAAAGAAAGAAGAATAA
- a CDS encoding HelD family protein: MTDKKDIEFLVEEKKLEEVSNILNEEMLSYINKRKFVTQYILDYRKNAVEEYKDDEDKLIEYFDHERYVKEQAFTTIDKKLKELTILKESPYFGRVTFNDLEFDQKDTLYVGRFGVTPEGSYEPVIVDWRAPVASLFYHGSLGEASYTSPDGPIKCDIEGRRQIIVKKGELKGVFDSAIDVKDDILQMVLSNNSSDKLKDVIMTIQQEQDEIIRKERTSNIVVNGVAGSGKTTIALHRVAYLLYNYRKELEDKVLILGPNGIFMEYISQVLPSLGEVGVKQETFASFALKEMDSELYIMSFDKYLEKILSEDKEFIEDAKYKNSYEIIKDLDNLVKEMDKDYFHVEDVKYFGDLVISKEEIEEMFNKHYEYMPLFRRSEKIKRIILSKIKDKRDEKVWELNEELRKEKEKLTPEELLIEENNLEFRRKLRIREIVKEVMDSRAKLDSWISREDVLDIYDRFNGNKKEYTINDLAPILYLAIKLEGKKATKDYRHVVIDEAQDYSPLQFKVVRELTGTKYFTVVGDVNQRLIKYSDLAPMMELGKIFDDVNPDIYNLNKSYRSTYEIMEYANKYLDEDRIIPIVRHGKPVEEIEFHNDEELSESIIESLKEFSNEGLESIAIITRDKEELEKVYNLISNKVHLVKFDNEDVLYKGGNVIIPSYFAKGLEFDGVIIVDNGSLKDENEDLIKYIMSTRALHRLKEIQFK; encoded by the coding sequence ATGACTGATAAAAAAGATATAGAATTTTTAGTTGAAGAGAAAAAATTAGAGGAAGTTTCTAATATATTAAATGAAGAAATGCTTTCATATATAAATAAAAGAAAATTTGTAACACAATATATATTAGATTATAGAAAAAATGCAGTTGAAGAATATAAAGATGATGAAGATAAATTAATAGAGTACTTTGACCATGAAAGATATGTAAAAGAACAAGCCTTTACTACAATAGATAAAAAATTAAAGGAATTAACAATCTTAAAGGAATCACCTTACTTTGGAAGAGTTACTTTTAATGATTTAGAGTTTGATCAAAAGGATACTTTATATGTTGGTAGATTTGGAGTAACTCCAGAGGGAAGCTATGAGCCTGTAATAGTAGATTGGAGAGCCCCTGTGGCTTCACTTTTTTATCATGGTAGTTTAGGAGAAGCAAGTTATACATCACCAGATGGACCTATAAAATGTGATATAGAAGGTAGAAGACAGATTATAGTTAAAAAAGGAGAATTAAAGGGAGTTTTTGATTCAGCCATAGATGTAAAAGATGATATTTTACAAATGGTTCTAAGTAATAACAGTTCTGATAAGCTTAAAGATGTAATAATGACAATCCAACAAGAGCAAGATGAAATCATAAGAAAAGAGAGAACTTCTAATATAGTTGTAAATGGAGTAGCAGGTAGTGGTAAAACTACAATAGCTCTTCATAGAGTTGCATACCTTTTATATAACTATAGAAAAGAATTAGAAGATAAAGTTCTTATCTTAGGACCAAATGGTATATTTATGGAGTATATTTCACAAGTATTACCTAGTCTTGGGGAAGTAGGAGTAAAACAGGAGACTTTTGCTAGTTTTGCTTTAAAAGAAATGGATAGTGAATTATACATAATGAGTTTTGATAAGTATTTAGAAAAAATACTTTCAGAGGATAAAGAGTTTATAGAGGATGCTAAATATAAAAATTCATATGAGATAATTAAAGATTTAGATAACCTAGTAAAAGAAATGGATAAGGATTATTTCCATGTTGAAGATGTAAAATACTTTGGTGATTTAGTTATTTCAAAAGAAGAAATAGAAGAAATGTTTAATAAACATTATGAGTATATGCCTTTATTCAGAAGAAGTGAAAAAATTAAGAGAATAATATTATCTAAGATAAAGGATAAGAGAGACGAAAAAGTTTGGGAGCTTAATGAAGAATTAAGAAAAGAAAAGGAAAAATTAACTCCTGAAGAACTTTTAATTGAAGAAAATAACTTAGAATTTAGAAGAAAATTAAGAATAAGAGAAATTGTTAAGGAAGTAATGGATTCAAGAGCTAAGTTAGATAGTTGGATTTCAAGAGAAGATGTTTTAGATATCTATGATAGATTTAATGGAAATAAAAAAGAATATACAATAAATGATTTAGCACCAATATTATACTTAGCAATAAAATTAGAAGGTAAAAAAGCAACAAAAGATTATAGACATGTGGTTATAGATGAAGCTCAAGATTATTCACCACTTCAATTTAAGGTTGTAAGAGAATTAACAGGAACTAAGTATTTTACTGTTGTAGGAGACGTAAATCAAAGACTTATTAAATATTCAGACTTAGCTCCTATGATGGAACTAGGAAAAATATTTGATGATGTAAATCCAGATATTTATAACCTAAATAAAAGTTATAGAAGTACTTATGAAATAATGGAATATGCAAATAAATATCTTGATGAAGATAGAATAATTCCTATAGTTAGACATGGTAAACCAGTTGAGGAAATTGAATTCCATAATGATGAAGAACTTTCAGAAAGCATTATTGAGTCTTTAAAAGAATTTTCAAATGAAGGCTTAGAAAGTATTGCTATTATAACAAGGGACAAAGAAGAGTTAGAAAAGGTGTATAATCTTATAAGTAATAAAGTGCATTTAGTTAAGTTTGATAACGAAGATGTATTATATAAAGGTGGAAATGTTATAATACCATCTTACTTTGCAAAGGGATTAGAATTTGATGGGGTTATTATTGTAGATAATGGATCATTAAAGGATGAAAATGAAGATCTAATAAAATATATAATGAGTACTAGAGCGCTTCATAGATTAAAAGAAATACAATTTAAATAA
- the ftsH gene encoding ATP-dependent zinc metalloprotease FtsH, whose protein sequence is MFKDKKMLKYIVIYSIIAFGILLTFNMVKDEMLYEKVDYSTFMQMLDKKEVKSVNFSGNQIEITPSDSSNLKGKILYTTNPAVAGITQPELIKDLTVAGVEFNVTKPENYQLLGLLMSWVFPLILIFFVGRMMFSKMNNKMGGGVMSFGKNNAKLYAENETGITFKDVAGQDEAKESLVEIVDFLHDTRKYVEIGAKLPKGALLVGPPGTGKTLLAKAVAGEAKVPFFSMSGSDFVEMFVGMGAARVRDLFKQAEEKAPCIVFIDEIDAIGKSRDGAIQGNDEREQTLNQLLTEMDGFDSSKGVVILAATNRPEVLDKALLRPGRFDRRIIVDRPDLIGREEILKVHSRDVKLSDDVSLEEIAKSTPGAVGADLANIVNEAALRAVKHGRKFVIQEDLDEAVEVIIAGQEKRDRILSPKEKKIVAYHEVGHALVAALLNNTDPVHKITIVPRTMGALGYTMQLPEEEKYLVSKEEMIDQISVMLGGRAAEEVVFNSITTGASNDIERATQSARNMITIYGMSERFDMMALEAMSNRYLDGRPVRNCSETTAAIADEEVLQVIKKAHEKSIKILIENRELLDEITGVLLDKETIMGDEFMEIVYGKYPEKREADEKAKKEIQSLREQALAKRKEKEEAIKKAREEALRLEEEQRKQDELKAMIEAQEEAAKLARANNEANNDALDSSKENEEVKSNVNDGATEEKKDDSSTNNKVDGE, encoded by the coding sequence ATGTTTAAAGATAAAAAAATGCTTAAATATATTGTCATATATAGTATTATAGCGTTTGGTATATTATTAACCTTTAATATGGTTAAAGATGAAATGCTATACGAAAAAGTAGATTATAGTACTTTCATGCAAATGTTAGATAAAAAAGAAGTTAAATCAGTAAACTTTTCAGGAAATCAAATTGAGATAACACCTTCAGATAGCAGTAATTTAAAAGGGAAAATCTTATATACAACTAATCCAGCAGTTGCTGGTATTACTCAACCAGAGTTAATTAAAGATTTAACTGTAGCTGGGGTAGAATTCAATGTAACTAAACCAGAAAACTATCAACTTTTAGGTTTATTAATGTCATGGGTTTTCCCATTAATACTTATATTCTTTGTTGGTAGAATGATGTTCTCTAAAATGAATAATAAAATGGGTGGCGGAGTAATGTCATTTGGTAAAAATAATGCTAAGCTTTATGCTGAAAATGAGACTGGAATAACATTTAAAGATGTTGCAGGTCAAGATGAAGCTAAAGAATCCTTAGTAGAAATTGTAGACTTTTTACATGATACAAGAAAATACGTAGAAATAGGAGCTAAGCTTCCAAAGGGTGCTTTATTAGTAGGGCCTCCAGGAACAGGTAAAACTTTACTTGCTAAGGCTGTTGCAGGGGAAGCAAAAGTACCATTTTTCTCTATGTCAGGTTCAGACTTCGTTGAGATGTTTGTAGGTATGGGAGCTGCGAGAGTAAGAGATTTATTCAAGCAAGCAGAAGAAAAAGCTCCATGTATAGTTTTCATAGATGAGATTGATGCTATTGGTAAGAGTAGAGATGGTGCTATTCAAGGAAATGATGAAAGAGAACAAACTCTTAACCAATTATTAACTGAGATGGATGGTTTTGATTCTTCAAAAGGAGTTGTTATTTTAGCAGCTACAAATAGACCAGAAGTTTTAGATAAAGCTTTATTAAGACCAGGTAGATTTGATAGAAGAATAATTGTTGATAGACCAGATTTAATAGGTAGAGAGGAAATATTAAAGGTTCACTCTAGAGACGTTAAATTATCAGATGATGTATCTTTAGAAGAAATAGCAAAATCTACTCCAGGTGCTGTTGGGGCAGACTTAGCAAACATAGTTAATGAGGCTGCTTTAAGAGCCGTAAAACATGGTAGAAAGTTTGTAATTCAAGAAGACTTAGACGAAGCTGTTGAAGTTATAATAGCGGGTCAAGAAAAGAGAGATAGAATACTTTCACCAAAAGAAAAGAAAATAGTTGCATATCATGAAGTAGGTCACGCATTAGTTGCAGCTTTATTAAATAATACTGACCCAGTTCATAAAATAACAATAGTTCCTAGAACAATGGGAGCTTTAGGATACACAATGCAACTTCCAGAGGAAGAAAAATACTTAGTATCTAAGGAAGAAATGATAGATCAAATATCAGTTATGCTTGGTGGTAGAGCAGCAGAGGAAGTAGTATTTAATAGTATAACTACTGGTGCATCAAATGATATTGAAAGAGCTACTCAATCAGCTAGAAATATGATAACTATTTATGGTATGAGTGAGAGATTTGATATGATGGCTTTAGAAGCTATGAGTAATAGATACTTAGATGGAAGACCAGTTAGAAACTGTTCAGAAACTACTGCTGCCATAGCTGATGAAGAAGTTTTACAAGTTATTAAAAAAGCTCATGAAAAATCAATTAAGATTTTAATTGAAAATAGAGAGTTATTAGATGAGATAACAGGTGTTCTTTTAGATAAAGAAACTATCATGGGTGACGAATTCATGGAAATAGTTTATGGTAAATATCCAGAAAAGAGAGAAGCTGATGAAAAGGCTAAGAAAGAAATTCAAAGTCTAAGAGAGCAAGCTTTAGCTAAGAGAAAAGAAAAAGAAGAAGCAATCAAAAAAGCTAGAGAAGAAGCATTAAGATTAGAAGAAGAGCAAAGAAAACAAGATGAATTAAAAGCTATGATCGAAGCTCAAGAAGAGGCTGCAAAATTAGCAAGAGCTAATAATGAAGCTAACAATGATGCTTTAGATTCATCTAAAGAAAATGAAGAAGTTAAATCTAATGTTAATGATGGAGCTACAGAAGAAAAGAAAGATGATAGCTCTACAAATAATAAAGTTGACGGTGAATAG
- the lepB gene encoding signal peptidase I codes for MSSSNTKKKSFFLDWIIPILAALLLAALIHQFLLFKIKVPTGSMMPTVEIGDQLFVTKIYNPNNIKRGDIVVFNSDELKEPLLKRVIGLPGEHVEIKSDGSVYINGNKLEEDYVKYQGGKTDMSFDVPSGKFLMLGDNRNNSDDARYWSNPYIDGKDIEAKAQLTVYPFDRIGFVK; via the coding sequence ATGAGTTCTAGTAATACAAAGAAGAAATCATTCTTTTTAGATTGGATTATACCAATTTTAGCAGCTTTACTATTAGCAGCTTTGATTCATCAATTTTTATTGTTTAAGATAAAAGTTCCTACAGGATCAATGATGCCTACAGTAGAGATTGGTGATCAATTATTTGTTACTAAAATATATAATCCTAATAATATCAAAAGAGGAGATATAGTAGTTTTTAATTCTGATGAATTAAAAGAACCACTTTTAAAACGTGTCATTGGATTACCAGGTGAGCATGTTGAAATAAAAAGTGATGGTTCAGTTTATATAAATGGAAATAAACTTGAAGAAGACTATGTAAAATATCAAGGTGGAAAAACTGATATGTCTTTTGATGTTCCAAGTGGAAAGTTTTTAATGTTAGGTGACAATAGAAATAATAGTGATGATGCTAGATATTGGAGCAATCCTTATATAGATGGAAAAGACATAGAAGCAAAGGCACAGTTAACAGTATATCCTTTTGATAGAATAGGATTTGTAAAATAA
- a CDS encoding DUF3006 domain-containing protein, whose protein sequence is MKKIIVDRIEGHFIVCEDEKENILELKKDDVIGDVKEGDVLVKGKDGKFCLDKALTEKRKKEIEDLMKGMWE, encoded by the coding sequence ATGAAAAAAATAATAGTAGATAGAATAGAAGGACATTTTATTGTATGTGAAGATGAAAAAGAAAATATTTTAGAATTAAAAAAAGATGACGTAATAGGTGACGTAAAAGAGGGGGATGTTTTAGTTAAAGGCAAAGATGGTAAGTTTTGCTTGGATAAAGCGCTTACAGAAAAAAGAAAAAAAGAAATAGAAGATTTGATGAAAGGTATGTGGGAATAG
- the lysA gene encoding diaminopimelate decarboxylase, translated as MKLFGSMKVEENELYVGGVKASALSKEYGTPLYVIDEELVRSNCRRYYNAMKCEERGNRVTYAGKAFINMSMCNLVNEENLYLDVVSGGELYTAYKAGFPLERIYFHGNNKSDYEIDLGVRLGIGRFIVDNIHELEVLNSIAQEYGRVQKVYLRITPGVEAHTHEYIKTGQLDSKFGFPVIGDTVYDAIKRAMELEYIELNGLHCHIGSQIFDLEPFEDTTEIMLNLINDIKETLGYEIKELDLGGGFGIYYTEGDKPKEIEEYCSVIINKADEICRKLNMNVPILSIEPGRSIVGNAGLTLYTVGAIKEIPNIRKYVSVDGGMSDNIRPALYSANYESLIANRVFDNSKEIVTVAGKCCESGDVLLNSIEMPRMETGDILAIMSTGAYGHSMANNYNRIPKAAVVSVSNGISKVMCKRETYEDLLRNECF; from the coding sequence ATGAAATTATTTGGATCAATGAAAGTAGAAGAAAATGAGTTATATGTTGGAGGAGTAAAAGCAAGTGCTTTAAGCAAGGAATATGGAACTCCTTTATATGTTATTGATGAAGAGTTAGTGAGAAGCAATTGTAGAAGATACTATAATGCTATGAAGTGTGAAGAAAGAGGAAACAGAGTTACCTATGCAGGAAAGGCATTTATAAATATGTCCATGTGCAATTTAGTTAATGAAGAAAATTTATATTTAGATGTTGTTTCAGGTGGAGAGCTTTATACTGCTTATAAAGCAGGTTTCCCATTAGAAAGAATATATTTCCATGGTAACAATAAATCTGATTATGAAATAGATTTAGGAGTAAGATTAGGAATTGGAAGATTTATAGTTGATAATATTCATGAACTAGAAGTTCTTAATTCTATAGCTCAAGAATATGGAAGAGTTCAAAAAGTTTATTTGAGAATAACTCCTGGAGTAGAGGCCCATACCCATGAATATATAAAAACAGGTCAATTGGACTCAAAATTTGGATTCCCTGTAATTGGTGATACAGTTTATGACGCTATTAAAAGAGCAATGGAATTAGAGTATATAGAACTTAATGGATTGCATTGTCATATAGGTTCGCAAATATTTGACTTAGAACCTTTTGAAGATACAACAGAAATTATGCTAAATCTTATAAATGATATAAAAGAAACCTTAGGATATGAAATAAAAGAATTAGACTTAGGTGGAGGATTTGGTATATATTACACTGAAGGAGATAAGCCAAAAGAAATAGAAGAATATTGTTCAGTTATAATAAATAAAGCTGATGAAATATGCAGAAAGTTAAATATGAATGTTCCTATATTAAGTATAGAGCCAGGAAGAAGTATTGTAGGGAATGCAGGATTAACTCTTTATACTGTAGGAGCTATAAAAGAAATTCCTAATATAAGAAAATATGTAAGTGTAGATGGTGGAATGAGTGATAATATAAGACCAGCCTTATACAGTGCAAATTATGAATCATTAATAGCTAACAGAGTTTTTGATAATTCTAAGGAGATAGTTACTGTAGCGGGAAAATGCTGTGAATCAGGGGATGTACTTTTAAATTCCATAGAGATGCCTAGAATGGAAACTGGAGATATATTAGCTATAATGTCTACAGGAGCATATGGACATTCAATGGCTAATAATTATAATAGAATTCCTAAGGCGGCAGTTGTAAGTGTAAGTAATGGAATTTCAAAAGTTATGTGTAAAAGAGAAACTTATGAAGATTTGCTTAGAAATGAATGTTTTTAA
- a CDS encoding NAD(+) diphosphatase, with protein MKFKYCPLCGEKLELKNSWDEGMIPYCSKHDMMFFDLPKPCIVVAVIKGDEIILLKQSYIYENSKVLISGYVGVDECAEETVYREVKEETGITVKDIKYLGSDFVKGKELLMLTYLAYYESGEIEKSTEVEGAAWYNIEDALCELNEDSIGKRVVKKVLKEIGYEGTNAFRCEGNNCNV; from the coding sequence ATGAAATTTAAATATTGTCCGTTATGTGGTGAAAAATTAGAGTTAAAGAATAGCTGGGATGAGGGAATGATACCTTATTGCAGTAAACATGATATGATGTTTTTTGATTTACCTAAGCCTTGTATTGTTGTTGCTGTAATAAAAGGTGATGAGATAATTCTTTTAAAGCAAAGTTATATATATGAAAATTCTAAAGTTCTTATATCTGGATATGTAGGTGTAGATGAATGTGCAGAGGAAACTGTTTATAGAGAGGTAAAAGAAGAAACAGGAATAACAGTTAAAGATATAAAATATTTAGGTAGTGATTTTGTAAAGGGAAAAGAATTACTTATGCTAACTTATTTAGCATATTATGAATCAGGAGAAATAGAGAAATCAACTGAAGTAGAAGGAGCTGCTTGGTACAATATAGAGGATGCTCTTTGTGAATTAAATGAGGATAGCATAGGAAAAAGAGTGGTAAAAAAAGTTTTAAAAGAAATAGGTTATGAAGGTACTAATGCATTTAGATGTGAAGGAAATAATTGTAATGTATAA
- the sfsA gene encoding DNA/RNA nuclease SfsA produces MKYNSVIRKAIFLRRPNRFQAYVVLDDEELLVHVPNTGRCREILKEGCTVLLRKGTTPNRKTPYDLIAAYKGEVLINIDSQIPNKVVEEALINKKIEKLVNFNNISREKTFGNSRFDFKLQDDNENTYFLEVKGVTLEENGETRFPDAPTERGKKHILELIEIKKLGMGAGIIFLIQIDNVNKFSPNDETDPKFGEALRLAKKERVDIFAYNCKVTEEEIELLNPVEIVL; encoded by the coding sequence ATGAAGTACAATAGTGTTATCAGAAAAGCTATTTTTTTAAGAAGACCAAATAGATTTCAAGCTTATGTAGTTTTAGATGATGAGGAGTTATTAGTTCATGTTCCTAACACTGGAAGGTGTAGAGAGATTTTAAAAGAAGGATGTACAGTTCTTTTAAGAAAAGGAACTACTCCAAATAGAAAAACTCCTTATGATTTAATTGCAGCTTATAAGGGTGAGGTTTTAATAAATATAGATTCTCAGATTCCTAATAAAGTTGTAGAAGAGGCATTAATAAATAAAAAGATAGAAAAGTTAGTAAATTTTAATAATATAAGTAGAGAAAAAACTTTTGGAAATTCTAGATTTGATTTTAAATTACAAGATGATAATGAAAATACATACTTTTTAGAAGTAAAAGGGGTAACTTTAGAGGAAAATGGAGAGACTAGGTTTCCAGATGCTCCAACTGAAAGAGGAAAGAAACACATATTAGAACTGATTGAAATTAAAAAATTAGGAATGGGTGCAGGAATAATTTTTTTAATACAGATAGATAATGTAAATAAGTTTTCTCCTAATGATGAAACAGATCCTAAGTTTGGGGAAGCATTGAGATTAGCTAAAAAAGAAAGAGTAGATATCTTTGCATATAATTGCAAAGTTACTGAAGAGGAAATTGAGTTACTTAATCCTGTAGAAATAGTTTTATAA